The window TCCAGGGCACCGCCCTCCTCGTCCGCCAGTACCGCCACCCCACGGGGAAGTTCCTCCTGGAGGTGCCGGCGGGCAAGGTGGATGCGGGGGAAACCCCGGAGGAGGCGGCGCGGCGGGAGCTTCTGGAGGAGGTGGGGGCGAGGGCCCAGGAGGTGATCCCCTTGCCCCCCTTCCACCCTCAACCGTCCTTCACCGCTGTGGTCTTCCACCCCTTCTTGGCTCTGGGGGCGGAGGTGGTGGCGGCCCCGAGCCTCGAGGACGGGGAGCTTTTGGAAACCGTAGAACTCTCCTTGCCGAAACTTTACGCCCTCCTGGAGGCGGGGGAGGTGCAGGACGCCGCCACCGCCCTCACCCTCTTCTACGCCCGGCCCTACCTCTTGGCCCGGGGCCTCCTTGCGGTATAGCCTTGCGCCTTGGCGCATAAAGCGCGGGTGGGAAGCGCTCCTCGCCCCTGGTAGACTGGCCCCGTATGAAACCCGAGGTAAAAACGCCCCTTCCTGGACCCATGGCCCAAGCGCTCACCGAG is drawn from Thermus sp. LT1-2-5 and contains these coding sequences:
- a CDS encoding NUDIX hydrolase, translating into MSPWKRLCLEEILSEPVRLVRERLRTHTGKELTYIYRPGPVAASFVLPVTLQGTALLVRQYRHPTGKFLLEVPAGKVDAGETPEEAARRELLEEVGARAQEVIPLPPFHPQPSFTAVVFHPFLALGAEVVAAPSLEDGELLETVELSLPKLYALLEAGEVQDAATALTLFYARPYLLARGLLAV